From Anticarsia gemmatalis isolate Benzon Research Colony breed Stoneville strain chromosome 3, ilAntGemm2 primary, whole genome shotgun sequence, one genomic window encodes:
- the LOC142987392 gene encoding uncharacterized protein LOC142987392, with product MEIPKLLLLLCSACCCLASHESHDSHTIPVENYETELHDLGEQVIIPETPVKVIKITKTVAVKVPVPYPVKVIEKVPYPVHISKPYPVPVPQIVKVPHVESPERLPEHEAIGSNDDILHHAGGLQGNYQVQELHSQDGASNKNSYEPEVQSYNGDHSGHSQNFAPYGDDYSSEGSSGNTYEAPSQNYYGNAGASDAESFETRSYDDAIRNYLQKINSVGGAGHGLQNYNKY from the exons ATGGAAATACCG AAACTTTTATTACTACTGTGCAGCGCCTGTTGTTGCCTGGCATCGCACGAATCTCACGACTCGCACACTATACCTGTTGAAAATTATGAGACAGAACTGCACGATCTCGGTGAGCAAGTTATCATCCCCGAAACCCCAGTAAAAGttataaagataacaaaaaCTGTAGCCGTCAAGGTGCCAGTGCCATATCCAGTAAAGGTAATCGAAAAGGTACCGTATCCCGTGCACATTTCCAAACCGTACCCCGTGCCGGTGCCGCAAATTGTCAAAGTCCCTCACGTCGAGTCGCCGGAGAGGTTGCCCGAACACGAAGCTATCGGTAGCAACGACGACATATTGCATCACGCCGGGGGCCTGCAAGGAAATTACCAGGTGCAAGAGCTCCACTCTCAGGATGGTGCTTCGAATAAAAACTCCTACGAACCGGAGGTTCAATCTTACAACGGAGATCATTCCGGCCACTCACAGAACTTCGCGCCGTACGGTGATGACTACTCATCAGAAGGATCTTCCGGAAACACTTACGAGGCTCCTTCCCAAAACTACTATGGAAACGCCGGAGCGAGTGATGCAGAGTCTTTTGAAACGAGGAGCTATGATGACGCTATAAGAAACTATCTCCAAAAAATTAACTCAGTTGGAGGTGCTGGCCACGGTCttcaaaattacaacaaatattaa
- the Arpc5 gene encoding actin-related protein 2/3 complex, subunit 5, with amino-acid sequence MAKNTSSSAFRKIDIDQYNEDNFKEDEAEQSIPTGPDEGEVCALLNQGRYIEALRVVLNNAPLGSSNQQIKDNALGLTLKVLLAIKSTQIGEAVGNLSTDEIDILMKYIYRGFECPSEGSSGHLLLWHEKAFSIGGSGSIVRVLSDRMRV; translated from the exons ATGGCGAAGAATACTTCTAGTTCTGCGTTCCGTAAGATAGATATAGATCAATATaatgaagataattttaaagaagATGAAGCGGAGCAGTCTATTCCTACCGGACCGGATGAGGGAGAAGTTTGCGCACTGCTGAATCAA GGCAGATATATTGAGGCGCTGAGAGTTGTACTGAATAATGCTCCACTAGGTTCATCCAACcaacaaataaaa GATAATGCATTGGGACTGACATTAAAAGTTCTCCTTGCAATTAAGTCTACCCAAATTGGTGAAGCAGTTGGAAACTTATCAACAGATGAGATTGACATCTTGATGAAATATATATACAGAGGGTTTGAGTGTCCATCGGAAGGATCAAGTGGGCACCTGCTTCTCTGGCATGAAAAGGCATTCAGTATTGGTGGTTCCGGATCCATAGTCAGAGTACTCTCCGATAGAATGAGAGTTTAA